A window of the Canis lupus baileyi chromosome 8, mCanLup2.hap1, whole genome shotgun sequence genome harbors these coding sequences:
- the HSD3B7 gene encoding 3 beta-hydroxysteroid dehydrogenase type 7 isoform X2: protein MADSTEVRELVYLVTGGCGFLGEHVVRMLLQREPRLLELRVFDLHLGAWLEELKTGPVQVTAIQGDVTQAHEVAAAVAGAHVVIHTAGLVDVFGRASPETIYEVNVQGTKNVIEACVQTGTRFLVYTSSMEVVGPNIKGHHFYRGNEDTPYEAVHRHPYPCSKAQAERLVLEANGRKGLRLGGRLFRTIPASVEHGRVYVGNVAWMHVLVARELQQRAALMGGQVYFCYDQSPYKSYEDFNMEFLGPCGLRLVETRPLVPYWLLMLLAALNALLQWLLRPLLLYAPLLNPYTLAVANTAFTVNTDKARRHFGYEPLFSWEDSRTRTIRWVQAMEGSAR, encoded by the exons ATGGCAGACTCCACAGAGGTCCGGGAGCTGGTGTACCTGGTCACAGGTGGCTGCGGCTTCCTGGGGGAGCATGTGGTGCGGATGCTTCTGCAGCGGGAACCCCGGCTCTTAGAGCTGCGGGTCTTTGACCTGCacctgggtgcctggctggagGAGCTGAAGACAG GGCCTGTGCAGGTGACTGCCATCCAGGGGGATGTGACCCAAGCCCACGAGGTGGCAGCGGCTGTGGCTGGAGCCCACGTAGTCATCCACACAGCCGGGCTGGTGGATGTGTTTGGGAGGGCCAGCCCTGAGACCATCTATGAGGTCAACGTGCAGG gcacaaagAACGTGATTGAGGCTTGTGTGCAGACTGGAACACGGTTCTTAGTCTACACGAGCAGCATGGAAGTTGTGGGGCCCAACATTAAAGGCCACCACTTCTACAG GGGCAATGAGGACACCCCATATGAAGCAGTACACAGGCACCCCTATCCTTGCAGCAAGGCCCAAGCTGAGCGGCTGGTCCTGGAAGCCAATGGAAGGAAG GGCCTTCGTCTGGGGGGTCGACTCTTCCGGACCATCCCTGCCTCTGTGGAGCATGGCCGGGTCTATGTGG GCAACGTGGCCTGGATGCACGTGTTGGTGGCTCGAGAGCTGCAGCAGCGAGCTGCCCTGATGGGCGGCCAGGTGTACTTCTGCTATGACCAGTCGCCCTATAAGAGCTATGAGGACTTCAACATGGAGTTCCTGGGCCCCTGCGGACTGCGGCTGGTGGAGACCCGCCCGCTGGTGCCCTACTGGCTGTTGATGCTTCTGGCTGCTCTCAACGCCCTGCTGCAGTGGCTGCTGCGGCCGCTGCTTCTCTATGCACCCCTGCTCAACCCCTACACGCTGGCTGTGGCCAACACCGCCTTCACTGTGAACACCGACAAGGCTCGGCGCCACTTCGGCTATGAGCCCCTGTTCTCGTGGGAGGACAGCCGGACCCGCACCATCCGCTGGGTGCAGGCCATGGAGGGCTCGGCCCGGTGA
- the HSD3B7 gene encoding 3 beta-hydroxysteroid dehydrogenase type 7 isoform X1, translating to MADSTEVRELVYLVTGGCGFLGEHVVRMLLQREPRLLELRVFDLHLGAWLEELKTGPVQVTAIQGDVTQAHEVAAAVAGAHVVIHTAGLVDVFGRASPETIYEVNVQGTKNVIEACVQTGTRFLVYTSSMEVVGPNIKGHHFYRGNEDTPYEAVHRHPYPCSKAQAERLVLEANGRKVHGGLPLVTCALRPTGIYGEGHQIMRDFYHQGLRLGGRLFRTIPASVEHGRVYVGNVAWMHVLVARELQQRAALMGGQVYFCYDQSPYKSYEDFNMEFLGPCGLRLVETRPLVPYWLLMLLAALNALLQWLLRPLLLYAPLLNPYTLAVANTAFTVNTDKARRHFGYEPLFSWEDSRTRTIRWVQAMEGSAR from the exons ATGGCAGACTCCACAGAGGTCCGGGAGCTGGTGTACCTGGTCACAGGTGGCTGCGGCTTCCTGGGGGAGCATGTGGTGCGGATGCTTCTGCAGCGGGAACCCCGGCTCTTAGAGCTGCGGGTCTTTGACCTGCacctgggtgcctggctggagGAGCTGAAGACAG GGCCTGTGCAGGTGACTGCCATCCAGGGGGATGTGACCCAAGCCCACGAGGTGGCAGCGGCTGTGGCTGGAGCCCACGTAGTCATCCACACAGCCGGGCTGGTGGATGTGTTTGGGAGGGCCAGCCCTGAGACCATCTATGAGGTCAACGTGCAGG gcacaaagAACGTGATTGAGGCTTGTGTGCAGACTGGAACACGGTTCTTAGTCTACACGAGCAGCATGGAAGTTGTGGGGCCCAACATTAAAGGCCACCACTTCTACAG GGGCAATGAGGACACCCCATATGAAGCAGTACACAGGCACCCCTATCCTTGCAGCAAGGCCCAAGCTGAGCGGCTGGTCCTGGAAGCCAATGGAAGGAAG GTCCATGGGGGGCTGCCCCTGGTGACATGCGCCCTGCGTCCCACTGGCATCTACGGTGAAGGCCACCAGATCATGAGGGACTTCTACCACCAGGGCCTTCGTCTGGGGGGTCGACTCTTCCGGACCATCCCTGCCTCTGTGGAGCATGGCCGGGTCTATGTGG GCAACGTGGCCTGGATGCACGTGTTGGTGGCTCGAGAGCTGCAGCAGCGAGCTGCCCTGATGGGCGGCCAGGTGTACTTCTGCTATGACCAGTCGCCCTATAAGAGCTATGAGGACTTCAACATGGAGTTCCTGGGCCCCTGCGGACTGCGGCTGGTGGAGACCCGCCCGCTGGTGCCCTACTGGCTGTTGATGCTTCTGGCTGCTCTCAACGCCCTGCTGCAGTGGCTGCTGCGGCCGCTGCTTCTCTATGCACCCCTGCTCAACCCCTACACGCTGGCTGTGGCCAACACCGCCTTCACTGTGAACACCGACAAGGCTCGGCGCCACTTCGGCTATGAGCCCCTGTTCTCGTGGGAGGACAGCCGGACCCGCACCATCCGCTGGGTGCAGGCCATGGAGGGCTCGGCCCGGTGA
- the HSD3B7 gene encoding 3 beta-hydroxysteroid dehydrogenase type 7 isoform X3, whose protein sequence is MADSTEVRELVYLVTGGCGFLGEHVVRMLLQREPRLLELRVFDLHLGAWLEELKTGTKNVIEACVQTGTRFLVYTSSMEVVGPNIKGHHFYRGNEDTPYEAVHRHPYPCSKAQAERLVLEANGRKVHGGLPLVTCALRPTGIYGEGHQIMRDFYHQGLRLGGRLFRTIPASVEHGRVYVGNVAWMHVLVARELQQRAALMGGQVYFCYDQSPYKSYEDFNMEFLGPCGLRLVETRPLVPYWLLMLLAALNALLQWLLRPLLLYAPLLNPYTLAVANTAFTVNTDKARRHFGYEPLFSWEDSRTRTIRWVQAMEGSAR, encoded by the exons ATGGCAGACTCCACAGAGGTCCGGGAGCTGGTGTACCTGGTCACAGGTGGCTGCGGCTTCCTGGGGGAGCATGTGGTGCGGATGCTTCTGCAGCGGGAACCCCGGCTCTTAGAGCTGCGGGTCTTTGACCTGCacctgggtgcctggctggagGAGCTGAAGACAG gcacaaagAACGTGATTGAGGCTTGTGTGCAGACTGGAACACGGTTCTTAGTCTACACGAGCAGCATGGAAGTTGTGGGGCCCAACATTAAAGGCCACCACTTCTACAG GGGCAATGAGGACACCCCATATGAAGCAGTACACAGGCACCCCTATCCTTGCAGCAAGGCCCAAGCTGAGCGGCTGGTCCTGGAAGCCAATGGAAGGAAG GTCCATGGGGGGCTGCCCCTGGTGACATGCGCCCTGCGTCCCACTGGCATCTACGGTGAAGGCCACCAGATCATGAGGGACTTCTACCACCAGGGCCTTCGTCTGGGGGGTCGACTCTTCCGGACCATCCCTGCCTCTGTGGAGCATGGCCGGGTCTATGTGG GCAACGTGGCCTGGATGCACGTGTTGGTGGCTCGAGAGCTGCAGCAGCGAGCTGCCCTGATGGGCGGCCAGGTGTACTTCTGCTATGACCAGTCGCCCTATAAGAGCTATGAGGACTTCAACATGGAGTTCCTGGGCCCCTGCGGACTGCGGCTGGTGGAGACCCGCCCGCTGGTGCCCTACTGGCTGTTGATGCTTCTGGCTGCTCTCAACGCCCTGCTGCAGTGGCTGCTGCGGCCGCTGCTTCTCTATGCACCCCTGCTCAACCCCTACACGCTGGCTGTGGCCAACACCGCCTTCACTGTGAACACCGACAAGGCTCGGCGCCACTTCGGCTATGAGCCCCTGTTCTCGTGGGAGGACAGCCGGACCCGCACCATCCGCTGGGTGCAGGCCATGGAGGGCTCGGCCCGGTGA